One genomic window of Arvicola amphibius chromosome 4, mArvAmp1.2, whole genome shotgun sequence includes the following:
- the Btnl10 gene encoding butyrophilin-like protein 10, whose product MARPHHGDATLSSFWVTFIFLQLLPAGNGKSDFRVLGPPEPLLAIVGQDKELPCKLSPNISAEGMELRWYRDQPSPAVHVHQNGDDVYEEQMVEYRGRTTFIGDRMVRGEATVRIQNVTMFDNGTYHCIFREHTSHNQATLWLKVAGLGSSPVIHVTDTQDKSTRAECTSAGWFPEPEVEWLDLRGQPVPAETHFSASASTGLLTVVSIVTVQERTAEGLTCSISNPLFPEKKVAETYLPASLFRRPPSTERGPVLPLILTALGLVTAAIACAFGRSHKEDKSEEEEDADPGSGAEAEPFRASLSLDPETASPKLIVSEDRKSVKRLLFDQDLSPSSQRFDQDPCILARERFDAGRHYWEVEVGDRRAWILGVCLESLGREGRIPKSPQHGLWALEFYKKELRALSYPRTRLSPAQPLRRVGISLDFEAGEISFHNAANGSLIYMFSGLSFSGPLQPFFCLWTHDPRPLTICSVIRETEEDPESSGDDPSHSYGRISAEWWAHPFALECRLRMRSLSIRAIAVIRASYTRSSDTDEERLGFWVHSREHSHGCSMVNSGQSIQSCSSTIKRSESFAMKVPWTCRNLIPTMTLLQTAIAL is encoded by the exons ATGGCAAGGCCGCACCATGGAGATGCTACTCTGTCAAGCTTTTGGGTCACCTTCATCTTCCTACAACTCCTGCCTGCTGGGAACG GGAAGTCAGATTTCCGTGTCCTTGGACCTCCTGAGCCACTTCTGGCCATAGTTGGGCAAGACAAAGAGTTGCCTTGCAAACTGTCACCCAACATCAGTGCTGAGGGCATGGAGCTGAGGTGGTACAGGGACCAGCCCTCGCCAGCTGTGCACGTGCACCAGAACGGAGACGATGTGTATGAAGAGCAGATGGTGGAATACAGGGGAAGGACCACATTCATCGGCGACCGTATGGTCCGAGGAGAGGCCACTGTGAGGATACAGAACGTCACCATGTTTGATAACGGGACTTATCACTGCATCTTCAGGGAGCACACATCCCACAACCAGGCCACCCTGTGGTTGAAGGTGGCAG GGCTGGGTTCATCACCCGTTATCCACGTGACTGACACCCAGGACAAAAGCACACGGGCAGAGTGCACCTCAGCAGGCTGGTTCCCAGAGCCCGAGGTGGAGTGGCTGGACCTCAGAGGACAGCCAGTGCCCGCTGAGACTCACTTCTCAGCCTCTGCCAGCACTGGCCTCTTGACTGTGGTATCCATCGTGACTGTCCAGGAAAGGACTGCGGAGGGTCTGACTTGCTCCATCTCTAACCCCCTCTTCCCTGAGAAGAAGGTGGCTGAGACTTACCTGCCTG CTTCCCTGTTCAGAAGACCTCCTTCCACGGAGAGGGGACCAGTTCTACCTCTTATCCTCACGGCCCTGGGGCTTGTCACAGCAGCAATTGCCTGTGCCTTCGGGAGATCGCACAAAGAGGATAaaagtgaggaggaagaagatgcgGATCCGGGATCCGGTGCTGAGGCTGAGCCCTTCCGTG CCAGCCTGTCCCTGGACCCTGAAACTGCAAGTCCCAAACTCATAGTGTCTGAGGATCGGAAAAGTGTGAAGCGGTTGCTGTTTGACCAGGACCTGTCTCCCAGTTCCCAAAGATTTGACCAGGACCCCTGCATCCTGGCCCGAGAGCGGTTTGATGCAGGAAGACATTACTGGGAAGTGGAGGTCGGGGACAGGAGGGCCTGGATTCTGGGTGTGTGTCTGGAGAGTTTGGGACGAGAAGGTAGGATCCCCAAGTCCCCTCAGCATGGTCTCTGGGCACTGGAGTTCTACAAGAAGGAACTCCGGGCCCTCTCCTACCCCAGAACTCGCCTGTCTCCTGCACAACCCCTCCGGCGTGTGGGCATCTCCTTAGACTTTGAGGCAGGAGAAATCTCCTTTCACAATGCGGCCAATGGCTCCCTGATCTATATGTTCTCTGGGCTGTCTTTTTCTGGTCCCTTACAGCCATTTTTCTGCCTCTGGACCCATGACCCCAGACCGTTGACCATCTGCTCAGTGATCAGAGAGACCGAAGAAGACCCAGAATCCTCTGGAG ATGACCCCAGTCACAGTTATGGCCGCATATCTGCTGAGTGGTGGGCACACCCTTTTGCACTGGAATGCCGCCTCAGAATGAGATCATTGTCTATAAGGGCTATAGCAGTTATACGAGCTTCATACACAAGGTCCTCAGACACAGATGAAGAACGCCTAGGGTTTTGGGTTCACAGTCGAGAGCACAGCCATG GGTGCAGCATGGTGAACAGTGGTCAAAGTATACAATCATGTAGCAGCACCATCAAGAGGTCAGAGTCCTTTGCCATGAAAGTCCCCTGGACTTGTCGGAACTTGATCCCCACCATGACTCTACTGCAGACAGCCATTGCTCTgtga